Proteins encoded within one genomic window of Nitrospira sp.:
- a CDS encoding flagellar hook assembly protein FlgD, translating to MIDVSTLNSAGTPATARKTGPQQLGQEDFLKLLVTQLKNQDPLKPTDNAEFVSQLTQFSQLEQTAKQSQLLQKSLDAQSASLQFTLLPMVGRRISIDHTLTQLENGQASLTYALEKNAARVQITILDENRQVVRTLDSTGLQAGLNKVQWDGKDNKGVAMTAGVYEYALAAVDRQGVSVVAKGRAQLTVTGVRMEEGEPKLAVGALSVDPSDIEEVQ from the coding sequence ATGATCGATGTATCGACACTGAACTCGGCAGGAACTCCAGCGACCGCGCGCAAAACCGGACCTCAACAACTAGGGCAGGAAGATTTTCTCAAATTGCTCGTCACGCAATTAAAGAACCAGGACCCTTTAAAACCAACCGACAATGCCGAATTTGTTTCGCAACTCACTCAATTCAGTCAGTTGGAACAAACCGCGAAGCAGTCACAGCTCCTTCAGAAGAGTCTTGATGCGCAGAGCGCCTCCTTGCAGTTCACGCTGCTGCCCATGGTTGGTCGCCGCATCAGCATTGATCATACGCTCACGCAGTTGGAGAATGGTCAGGCCTCGCTGACCTATGCACTCGAAAAGAATGCGGCTCGCGTGCAGATTACGATTTTAGATGAGAATCGTCAGGTCGTGCGAACGTTGGACTCCACGGGACTTCAAGCGGGGCTCAACAAGGTGCAATGGGACGGGAAGGATAATAAAGGTGTCGCGATGACGGCCGGTGTGTACGAGTATGCCCTCGCTGCCGTCGATCGCCAGGGTGTATCAGTTGTCGCCAAGGGCCGCGCACAACTCACAGTGACGGGTGTGCGTATGGAGGAGGGAGAACCAAAGCTGGCTGTCGGAGCGTTATCCGTGGATCCGTCTGATATTGAGGAAGTGCAATAG
- a CDS encoding flagellar hook protein FlgE, producing the protein MLSSLFAGVSGLNANGTALSVIGNNIANLSTVGFKASKASFADLISSSISGGSGAIQTGIGVALTSVQGNFSQGSLSTSSNVLDLAIDGNGFFIVKDAQNATFYSRAGLFRLDKDNNVVDPTGFKLQGFLADTTGAITGNIGDVALPSTTASPRATTTAQVATNLRSNTTIGPTFLLSDPSGTSNFSTSITVFDSLGNSHLLTTYFTKTAANTWDYNVVAALPDIDTSGYNAANQDSTLGIVRVGTGTLTFGTNGTLLNESVVTRYDDGTAAGTAGAAPGQLQIDFVGATANQLMTMDFGSNTTSGGNGLDGTTQFGAESALVQQTQDGYAAGSLQAFSVDANGIISGRFSNGQLRALAQVVLARFPDPIGLTRTGKNTFAQSGNSGQPVNGTPDSAGLGRVLSNSLELSNVDLGESFIDMIAAQRGFQANSRVITTSDEILQELVNLKR; encoded by the coding sequence ATTCTGTCGTCATTGTTTGCCGGAGTCAGTGGGCTCAATGCGAATGGTACGGCGCTCTCCGTCATCGGTAACAATATTGCCAATCTCAGTACCGTTGGCTTTAAAGCGAGTAAGGCGTCATTTGCCGACTTGATCAGTTCCTCGATTTCCGGTGGATCGGGCGCGATTCAGACGGGCATCGGTGTCGCGCTCACTTCGGTACAAGGGAACTTCTCTCAAGGGTCACTATCCACATCGAGCAACGTGCTGGATCTGGCCATCGACGGCAACGGATTTTTCATTGTCAAAGATGCACAGAATGCCACGTTCTATTCTCGTGCTGGTCTGTTCCGGCTCGACAAGGACAATAATGTCGTTGATCCGACAGGGTTCAAGTTACAGGGCTTTCTTGCAGACACCACTGGTGCAATTACAGGGAACATCGGTGACGTTGCGTTACCCTCGACGACGGCCTCGCCACGTGCCACGACGACGGCGCAGGTCGCTACTAATTTGAGATCCAACACAACCATCGGGCCCACCTTTCTGCTGAGCGATCCTTCGGGTACCTCCAATTTCTCCACGTCCATCACGGTGTTTGACTCGCTTGGTAACAGTCACTTGCTGACCACCTATTTCACGAAGACTGCGGCCAATACGTGGGACTATAATGTTGTTGCGGCTTTGCCAGACATTGACACATCTGGTTACAATGCTGCCAATCAGGACTCGACGCTCGGCATCGTTCGCGTGGGGACTGGGACCTTGACCTTCGGGACGAATGGCACTTTGCTCAACGAGAGCGTGGTCACTCGGTACGACGATGGTACCGCGGCGGGGACCGCTGGAGCTGCGCCGGGACAGTTGCAGATTGATTTTGTCGGTGCCACAGCAAACCAGCTCATGACCATGGACTTTGGGTCGAATACCACGAGTGGGGGAAACGGGCTTGATGGAACAACGCAATTCGGGGCCGAATCAGCACTGGTACAGCAGACCCAAGATGGGTATGCTGCCGGCTCACTCCAGGCCTTTTCCGTCGATGCGAATGGTATCATCAGCGGACGATTCTCCAATGGGCAACTCCGCGCTCTGGCACAGGTCGTCCTCGCCCGTTTCCCCGATCCGATTGGCTTGACCAGGACGGGAAAAAATACCTTTGCCCAGTCCGGCAACTCCGGTCAGCCGGTCAATGGAACTCCGGACAGCGCCGGGTTGGGACGTGTCTTGTCCAACTCACTGGAGTTGTCAAATGTCGATCTTGGTGAAAGTTTTATCGATATGATCGCGGCGCAGCGAGGGTTCCAGGCAAACTCGCGTGTAATCACCACGTCCGACGAAATCTTACAGGAATTGGTTAATCTAAAACGGTAG
- a CDS encoding flagellar basal body protein FliL, with translation MADAAAGDEKASAAAPAPAFPIKLLIIVSVIALVFGVGGAFVVVKFLGGSSKGAESSADHKGEAEEKVESKGEAGGKHGQASSSGVMFDVDPFIVNLADTQEVRYLKLTLKLEVDSEAVSTELSTRIPQLRDAVLVLLSSKDVNAVRTTQGKFQLRDEITQRINGLLKKPGVRSAYFTEFVLQ, from the coding sequence ATGGCAGATGCAGCCGCAGGTGACGAAAAAGCTTCCGCAGCGGCCCCCGCTCCGGCGTTCCCCATCAAACTGCTCATTATTGTCTCAGTCATTGCCTTGGTATTCGGGGTTGGTGGGGCATTCGTCGTCGTCAAATTCCTTGGAGGGAGCAGCAAAGGGGCTGAAAGTTCAGCGGATCACAAAGGTGAGGCCGAGGAAAAGGTCGAGTCTAAGGGCGAGGCTGGTGGAAAACATGGTCAGGCCTCGTCGTCTGGTGTCATGTTCGATGTGGATCCTTTCATCGTCAATCTCGCAGACACCCAGGAAGTGCGGTATTTGAAGTTGACTCTCAAGCTCGAGGTGGACAGCGAAGCGGTCTCTACTGAACTGTCCACACGAATTCCTCAGCTACGGGATGCAGTCCTGGTCTTGCTTAGCAGCAAGGACGTCAATGCAGTCAGAACGACGCAGGGGAAATTCCAGCTCCGTGATGAAATTACTCAGCGCATCAACGGGCTCCTGAAGAAGCCGGGAGTACGATCGGCCTATTTTACTGAATTTGTCCTTCAGTAA
- the fliM gene encoding flagellar motor switch protein FliM, whose protein sequence is MEKILSQDEIDALLKGVVSGEVDTAPKESAQEATGVKGYDLFSQERIIRGRMPTLEMINDRFIRRQTVVWTSMFREAIDFAIVGTQVIKFGEFLKKVPMPSSLNVFHMTPLRGSGLFVMDAFLVYLIVDYFFGGKGQTHVKPEGREFTSVQLRIIKKLLLQSLVDLEKAWHAVVPIKVEYVRSESNPQFAMVVTASEIVVVVTLQVILGETARDLYIVYPYSMLEPIKEKLYSGLISDQLDQTGEWGQRFQERLHECPLPITVRMGTATVTVKDVMNFAPGDVILLDQHPGDPLDCYIEGHHKFQGSPGIYKGNHACRVTKVLNES, encoded by the coding sequence ATGGAAAAGATTCTATCGCAGGACGAAATCGATGCGCTCTTGAAGGGCGTGGTGTCTGGCGAAGTGGACACGGCTCCGAAGGAATCTGCTCAGGAAGCCACAGGGGTCAAGGGCTATGATCTGTTCAGTCAGGAGCGAATCATCCGTGGGCGGATGCCAACCCTGGAGATGATCAACGATCGCTTTATTCGTCGTCAAACCGTTGTCTGGACCAGCATGTTTCGGGAGGCCATTGATTTTGCCATCGTTGGGACCCAGGTGATCAAATTCGGGGAGTTTCTGAAAAAGGTTCCGATGCCCTCATCGTTGAATGTCTTTCATATGACTCCGCTGCGAGGGAGTGGCCTCTTCGTGATGGATGCGTTCCTTGTGTACCTGATCGTGGACTATTTTTTTGGAGGGAAAGGTCAGACCCATGTGAAGCCCGAGGGGCGAGAATTCACATCCGTCCAACTGCGGATTATTAAGAAGTTGTTACTCCAATCGCTTGTCGATCTCGAAAAGGCCTGGCATGCCGTTGTGCCGATCAAGGTCGAGTATGTGCGGTCTGAGAGTAACCCTCAGTTCGCGATGGTGGTGACCGCATCTGAAATCGTCGTCGTCGTGACCTTACAGGTCATCTTAGGGGAAACCGCCAGGGATCTATACATTGTGTATCCCTACAGCATGCTCGAACCGATCAAAGAGAAGCTCTATTCCGGTCTCATCTCCGATCAACTCGATCAAACCGGCGAGTGGGGCCAGCGATTCCAAGAGCGATTGCACGAGTGTCCGCTGCCGATTACGGTGCGGATGGGAACCGCCACGGTCACGGTGAAGGATGTGATGAATTTTGCACCGGGTGATGTGATCTTACTTGACCAGCATCCAGGAGATCCGCTCGACTGCTATATCGAGGGACATCACAAATTTCAGGGCAGTCCTGGCATTTACAAGGGCAATCACGCATGCCGCGTGACCAAAGTATTGAACGAGTCGTGA
- the fliN gene encoding flagellar motor switch protein FliN yields the protein MAESDSATHFDSQTTGNPSPQPASFPSVQSAETGGTPKNIDFILDIPMSVTVFVGSTKMAIRDLLQLAQGSVIELDKVAGEPMEVMVNNKLVARGEVVVVNEKFGIRLTDVVSAAERVQHLR from the coding sequence ATGGCTGAATCAGACTCCGCAACGCATTTCGATTCTCAGACGACCGGGAACCCATCCCCGCAGCCGGCTTCGTTTCCGTCTGTCCAAAGCGCAGAGACGGGTGGAACTCCCAAGAATATTGATTTCATTTTGGATATTCCCATGAGCGTGACCGTGTTTGTCGGATCCACGAAGATGGCCATTCGAGATTTGTTGCAACTCGCGCAAGGCTCCGTCATTGAGCTGGATAAAGTCGCGGGCGAGCCGATGGAAGTGATGGTGAACAACAAGCTGGTGGCGCGCGGTGAAGTCGTGGTCGTCAACGAGAAGTTTGGTATTCGCTTGACGGATGTGGTGAGCGCGGCGGAACGCGTGCAGCACTTGCGCTGA
- the fliP gene encoding flagellar type III secretion system pore protein FliP (The bacterial flagellar biogenesis protein FliP forms a type III secretion system (T3SS)-type pore required for flagellar assembly.) translates to MADKHKSHAHRFLGILLGGIMLLVMPLSEAVAAGPSVSIDFGADGPKQTAVVIQILVLLTVLSLAPALFIMVTSFTRIVIVLAFLRQALGTQSVPPNQVLLSLALFLTMFIMAPVGQAVYNNALQPLMAEQISYEEAWKKGIEPVRGFMLRQVREKDLELFITLSHVPKPDRVEDVPTQAIIPAFILSELRIAFQIGFLIYIPFLIVDMVVASILMSMGMMLLPPVVISLPFKLILFVLADGWYLVVGSMVRSFH, encoded by the coding sequence ATGGCCGATAAGCACAAGTCGCACGCGCACAGATTCTTGGGGATTCTCCTCGGAGGGATCATGTTGCTTGTGATGCCGCTGTCAGAAGCGGTCGCGGCCGGCCCATCGGTGAGCATCGACTTTGGCGCGGATGGTCCAAAACAAACCGCGGTGGTGATCCAGATTCTCGTTTTGCTCACGGTGCTCTCCTTGGCACCGGCCTTGTTCATCATGGTGACGTCCTTTACCAGGATCGTGATCGTGTTGGCTTTTCTTCGACAAGCGCTCGGAACGCAGTCCGTTCCTCCCAATCAAGTCTTGCTGTCCTTGGCGTTGTTTCTGACGATGTTCATCATGGCTCCGGTGGGGCAGGCCGTCTATAACAACGCGCTCCAACCATTGATGGCTGAGCAGATCTCCTATGAAGAGGCGTGGAAGAAGGGCATCGAGCCGGTGCGAGGCTTTATGCTGCGTCAGGTACGGGAAAAGGATCTCGAACTGTTCATCACGCTGAGTCACGTGCCAAAGCCAGATCGGGTTGAGGACGTGCCAACCCAGGCGATCATCCCGGCTTTCATTCTGAGCGAGCTGCGGATTGCCTTTCAAATTGGATTCTTAATCTATATCCCTTTTCTCATCGTCGATATGGTTGTGGCCAGTATTCTCATGTCGATGGGCATGATGCTTCTTCCGCCTGTCGTGATCTCGCTGCCGTTTAAGCTGATCTTGTTCGTTTTGGCCGATGGGTGGTACTTGGTCGTGGGGTCAATGGTGAGAAGTTTTCACTAG
- the fliQ gene encoding flagellar biosynthesis protein FliQ, with translation MTPEMVTELARQALETTLLVSSPILGLSLFIGLAISALQAMTQLNEATLTFVPKVVVLFVALLLFLPWMLSTMTTYMANLLMNIPNYVH, from the coding sequence GTGACACCAGAAATGGTAACGGAACTGGCCAGACAAGCGTTAGAAACGACGTTGTTGGTGTCGTCACCGATTCTGGGGCTGAGTTTGTTCATCGGTCTGGCTATTAGTGCGCTCCAAGCCATGACGCAACTGAACGAAGCCACGCTCACGTTTGTTCCGAAAGTGGTGGTCTTGTTTGTGGCGTTGCTGCTCTTTCTCCCCTGGATGCTGAGCACCATGACCACGTATATGGCCAATCTCCTCATGAATATTCCCAACTATGTGCATTAA
- the fliR gene encoding flagellar biosynthetic protein FliR translates to MALTQTIQILLPEFQGFLVLISRIGGLLAALPVLSGRAVPAKIKLALVLALGVLLAPIVPLPAVPYDPVVMAAGLINEMVIGLAIGLAVRLFFGALELAGEVIGVQMGFGVVQLFDPTTAEQTPIIGQYFTLLATLIFLSLNGHLLLVATIISSYESIPAFGASLTGGMGEAILRLAQNMFVVGLKLAVPVLVIILLINLLLALLGRAVSQINVFVLSFPVTIAGGLAVMSLSAPFVTELLVREMERLQFTIDELLRALGHG, encoded by the coding sequence ATGGCGTTGACGCAGACCATCCAGATTCTCCTTCCAGAATTCCAAGGATTCTTGGTCCTTATTTCCCGTATCGGTGGGCTGTTGGCTGCGTTGCCGGTGTTGAGCGGGCGGGCTGTTCCGGCGAAAATCAAACTGGCGCTCGTCTTGGCGTTGGGCGTGTTGTTGGCTCCCATCGTTCCACTCCCAGCCGTGCCCTATGACCCTGTTGTCATGGCCGCCGGACTCATCAATGAAATGGTCATCGGTTTGGCGATCGGACTGGCCGTGCGATTATTTTTTGGGGCGCTGGAATTGGCCGGAGAGGTGATTGGCGTGCAGATGGGCTTCGGCGTGGTGCAACTGTTCGATCCCACGACAGCCGAACAGACCCCCATCATCGGCCAATACTTCACCCTTCTCGCGACTCTCATCTTCCTCTCGCTGAACGGACATCTGTTGCTGGTGGCGACGATTATCTCAAGCTATGAATCCATTCCGGCATTTGGCGCCTCTCTCACAGGAGGCATGGGGGAGGCGATTCTCCGCCTCGCTCAGAACATGTTTGTGGTGGGGTTGAAGTTGGCCGTGCCGGTACTTGTCATCATCCTCCTGATCAATCTTCTTCTCGCGTTGCTGGGACGGGCGGTCAGTCAGATCAACGTATTTGTGTTGAGTTTCCCTGTCACGATCGCCGGCGGGTTGGCGGTGATGTCGCTGTCCGCGCCGTTTGTGACGGAACTGTTAGTTCGAGAAATGGAGCGACTGCAATTCACGATTGATGAGCTTCTGAGGGCGTTGGGACATGGCTGA
- the flhB gene encoding flagellar biosynthesis protein FlhB: protein MAEDRSNKTEPATPKRKEDARKKGQIAISRDLSTAVILLSGVGLLAAMLPVGLQKMTEMTRQGLTLSFPLAFYKDMSIEQVYEVVIHAGLTVVMLSLPVVLGILVMGSGASLLQSGLLWRADAIQLDATRISPIKGLSRLFSLRSVIELVKGLLKIAIVTGVGVWVARYDVLQIPGLIGFDMGTALGVTGRLALKVGLAVAGAIAVLAGFDYFYQRYEWERSLRMSKEEVKEEHKSAEGDPLIKGRVRTLQRELTRKRMMAAVKTADVVVTNPTHLAVALKYDTTTMGAPVVVAKGAGFVAERIRELARHHGVPVIEQKFVARTLYKLVEIGKEIPNDLYRAVAEILAFVYRARGVTP, encoded by the coding sequence ATGGCTGAGGATCGAAGTAATAAGACCGAACCCGCGACGCCGAAACGGAAAGAGGACGCGCGCAAGAAAGGACAGATCGCGATCAGTCGCGATCTGTCGACGGCCGTGATCCTCTTGAGTGGCGTCGGGCTGCTGGCGGCCATGTTGCCGGTTGGTCTTCAGAAAATGACGGAGATGACTCGTCAAGGGCTTACGCTCTCGTTTCCCTTAGCGTTCTATAAAGACATGTCTATCGAACAGGTGTACGAAGTCGTCATCCATGCCGGCCTCACCGTGGTGATGCTGAGTCTTCCGGTCGTGCTGGGCATTCTGGTCATGGGGAGCGGTGCGTCGTTGCTGCAATCAGGGTTGTTATGGCGTGCTGATGCGATTCAACTGGATGCCACACGCATCAGTCCGATCAAAGGGTTATCTCGATTATTCTCATTGCGGTCTGTGATCGAGCTGGTCAAGGGGCTCCTCAAAATCGCGATTGTGACGGGTGTCGGTGTGTGGGTTGCGCGGTATGACGTACTCCAGATTCCAGGGTTAATCGGGTTCGATATGGGTACCGCCCTGGGTGTTACTGGACGGCTCGCCTTGAAGGTTGGATTGGCTGTCGCTGGGGCGATCGCGGTCCTAGCCGGGTTTGACTATTTCTACCAGCGCTATGAGTGGGAACGCAGTCTGCGGATGTCGAAGGAAGAGGTCAAGGAGGAACACAAGTCCGCGGAAGGCGATCCGCTCATTAAGGGTCGCGTGCGGACACTCCAACGAGAGCTGACCAGGAAACGCATGATGGCCGCCGTGAAAACGGCGGACGTGGTGGTGACCAATCCGACACATCTGGCTGTCGCGCTGAAGTATGACACCACCACGATGGGAGCTCCTGTGGTGGTTGCTAAAGGAGCTGGCTTTGTCGCTGAGCGTATCCGTGAGTTGGCTCGACATCACGGGGTGCCAGTGATCGAACAGAAGTTCGTGGCGAGAACACTCTATAAACTCGTCGAGATTGGCAAGGAGATTCCAAACGATCTGTATCGTGCGGTTGCGGAGATTCTCGCGTTTGTGTATCGCGCCAGAGGTGTGACTCCATGA
- the flhA gene encoding flagellar biosynthesis protein FlhA, translating into MATAIEPIEQPQFIKHPDIVISLGVVAILMVMLLPLPRFVLDLLLSFDITLSVIILLVGLQVRRPIEFSVFPSILLVITLFRLSLNIASTRLILLHGNEGAGAAGEVIRAFGNFIVGGNYTVGLVVFSILVIINFVVVTKGAGRVAEVAARFTLDAMPGKQMSIDADLNAGVINEADARRRRREIAEEADFYGSMDGASKFVRGDAIAAVIIVFVNIIGGLAIGILQQGMSPGLAAQTYTVLTVGEGLVAQIPALIVSTAAGIVVTRAASDTDLGGEMTRQLLTSPKPVGMAAGILIALGLVPGLPHVAFLALGSALAWVAYHLHLREQVQAVPTPTPSMPKTEDGQTRVIPLDLMEVQVGYGLIGLVEGTQGTALLDRIKALRRQFAESMGFVVPPIHIRDNLQLRPNEYAIMLKGVEVAKADVLPGHLLAIDPGTGQRGLVQGIATKEPAFGLPALWVPEDAREQAQMAGYTVVDAGSAIATHLSELIKRHSAELLGRQEVQTLLDEVGQSHPKLVEELIPTLLPLGTVVRVLGNLLKEGIPIRDLRSILEAISDHATTTKDAEVLTEYARQALARTITKQYLASDGSLQVITLDPRLDRSLAEQAAALPPGAMLNLDPTLSHKLLTGLKQAAERVAARGQQPIVLCSQVVRRHLRRHSDRQLHAVPVMGLNEVDAFVRLQSLDTVRIDFELA; encoded by the coding sequence ATGGCAACGGCAATCGAACCGATAGAACAACCTCAGTTCATCAAGCATCCGGACATTGTCATCTCCCTTGGGGTGGTGGCTATTCTCATGGTGATGCTGTTGCCATTGCCGCGCTTTGTACTCGATCTGTTGTTAAGTTTCGATATCACGCTGTCGGTGATTATCTTGCTCGTAGGACTTCAAGTGCGGCGCCCCATTGAGTTCTCGGTATTTCCATCGATTTTGCTAGTGATTACATTGTTCCGGCTGTCCCTCAACATTGCCTCCACGCGACTGATATTGCTGCATGGCAACGAAGGGGCAGGAGCTGCCGGCGAGGTGATTCGGGCGTTCGGCAACTTCATCGTCGGGGGTAATTACACGGTTGGTCTGGTCGTCTTCTCGATTCTCGTGATCATTAATTTCGTCGTGGTGACAAAGGGAGCCGGACGTGTCGCCGAGGTTGCCGCCCGCTTCACCTTGGATGCCATGCCCGGAAAGCAGATGAGTATTGATGCGGATCTGAATGCTGGTGTGATCAATGAGGCAGACGCACGCCGCCGTCGCCGAGAAATAGCGGAAGAAGCGGACTTTTACGGATCGATGGACGGAGCCAGCAAGTTTGTTCGTGGCGATGCCATTGCCGCCGTCATTATCGTCTTCGTCAACATCATCGGCGGATTGGCGATCGGGATTCTGCAACAGGGTATGAGTCCGGGACTGGCGGCTCAAACCTATACCGTGCTGACGGTTGGTGAGGGATTGGTCGCGCAGATCCCTGCTCTGATCGTGTCGACTGCCGCCGGTATCGTGGTGACTCGCGCCGCCTCGGACACGGATTTAGGCGGGGAGATGACGCGGCAACTCTTGACCTCCCCCAAACCCGTGGGCATGGCTGCGGGTATCCTCATTGCGCTTGGATTGGTACCTGGGCTTCCGCATGTGGCGTTCTTAGCATTAGGGAGTGCCCTTGCGTGGGTCGCCTATCACCTCCATCTGCGCGAGCAGGTTCAAGCCGTTCCCACCCCCACTCCCAGCATGCCCAAGACCGAGGACGGTCAGACCCGAGTGATCCCGCTCGATCTTATGGAGGTGCAGGTGGGGTACGGCTTGATCGGTCTTGTCGAGGGAACGCAGGGCACCGCCTTGCTCGATCGGATTAAAGCGCTCCGGCGGCAATTTGCGGAATCGATGGGCTTTGTCGTCCCTCCCATTCATATCCGTGACAATCTCCAGCTGCGTCCGAACGAATACGCCATCATGTTGAAGGGCGTGGAGGTGGCCAAGGCTGATGTCTTACCTGGGCATTTGTTAGCGATCGATCCAGGGACCGGTCAACGCGGCTTGGTGCAGGGCATTGCAACCAAGGAGCCTGCATTTGGGTTGCCTGCACTCTGGGTGCCTGAAGATGCGAGGGAGCAGGCTCAAATGGCGGGGTATACCGTGGTGGATGCAGGCTCGGCCATCGCCACACATCTATCCGAGTTGATCAAACGCCATAGTGCTGAACTGTTGGGACGGCAGGAGGTGCAAACGCTTTTGGATGAAGTGGGACAATCACATCCGAAGTTGGTGGAGGAACTCATTCCCACGCTGCTGCCCCTCGGAACAGTCGTCAGGGTTCTCGGAAACTTGCTCAAGGAGGGCATTCCGATTCGGGATCTCCGGTCGATCCTCGAGGCAATTTCTGATCATGCCACCACCACCAAAGATGCAGAAGTCCTGACCGAGTATGCACGGCAGGCGCTGGCTCGCACAATTACCAAGCAGTATCTCGCATCTGACGGTAGTCTGCAGGTCATTACCCTGGATCCTCGGCTAGACCGGTCATTGGCCGAACAAGCCGCGGCATTGCCGCCTGGGGCCATGTTGAACCTTGACCCCACGCTCTCTCACAAGCTGTTAACTGGTCTCAAACAGGCTGCCGAACGGGTTGCGGCTCGCGGGCAGCAGCCGATCGTACTCTGTTCGCAGGTTGTTCGCCGCCATCTCCGTCGACACAGCGATCGTCAGTTGCATGCCGTTCCCGTCATGGGACTCAATGAAGTGGATGCGTTTGTCCGCCTGCAGTCGTTAGATACGGTGCGGATCGATTTTGAATTGGCGTAG
- the flhF gene encoding flagellar biosynthesis protein FlhF: MKVKTFHALTMQDAMRAIKEELGPDAIILSTKEVREGGRVVQAFNRPVLEVMAASDQDAQRPSQVADNVSRGAAPGRPSHEGSEALPTFQQTLHGMLKPNREATTPPAGRSASSKPSRVHVKLNRRRQFRTVVNELGRLLEDLSRENVRSIGSQPVPMLAWLRHSLIEQGMKASTVEFLIHEACKTDQVSDPGDDESIRRALQREISTRVRTSESLQNGEGSPSIGLLIGPSGAGKTAAVAKLASYYRLEQRRSVALITFDTYRDTAVEQLRRYAKVVGVPFACAVSARQVHQGLRRHTRVDRVLIDMPGIGPGDLALAKELQRLLPQGAVTTHLVLPASTREQELCRITRRLSDLPQLRLLFTKLDETESFGTIFEVAHQTGVPLSYWSIGRRVPGDIEVASSERLAALLTAEPSTNSQEVVNRVGQSSGAIPALVEAAIHHG; this comes from the coding sequence ATGAAGGTCAAAACATTTCACGCGCTCACAATGCAGGATGCCATGCGCGCCATCAAGGAAGAACTCGGGCCGGATGCCATCATCTTGTCTACTAAAGAGGTGCGTGAGGGAGGGCGAGTCGTCCAGGCATTCAATCGACCGGTTCTGGAAGTGATGGCCGCATCCGATCAAGATGCCCAACGGCCCTCTCAGGTGGCAGACAACGTGTCACGCGGTGCTGCGCCGGGGAGACCGTCTCATGAAGGGTCGGAGGCCCTGCCGACGTTTCAACAGACCTTGCACGGGATGCTGAAGCCGAATCGCGAGGCGACGACACCACCCGCCGGTCGGTCCGCCTCGTCGAAGCCATCTCGAGTGCACGTGAAGCTGAATCGTCGTCGACAGTTCCGCACCGTCGTGAACGAATTGGGGCGCCTATTGGAGGACTTATCGCGGGAAAATGTCCGGTCAATCGGAAGTCAACCGGTGCCGATGCTGGCCTGGCTGCGCCACTCGCTGATCGAGCAGGGGATGAAGGCTTCCACCGTGGAGTTCCTGATACATGAGGCGTGCAAGACGGACCAAGTATCCGATCCAGGCGACGATGAATCGATTCGGCGTGCACTACAGCGTGAGATCTCCACTCGTGTGCGAACGAGCGAGTCGCTCCAGAATGGAGAGGGATCGCCCTCAATCGGTCTTCTGATCGGACCTAGTGGAGCCGGGAAGACCGCGGCTGTGGCCAAGCTGGCTTCCTATTATCGGCTTGAGCAGCGGAGATCCGTTGCCCTCATTACCTTTGATACGTATCGGGACACTGCAGTGGAGCAGCTGCGTCGGTATGCCAAGGTCGTGGGGGTGCCATTCGCTTGCGCCGTGTCAGCTCGACAAGTCCATCAAGGGCTCCGTCGTCATACGCGAGTAGATCGTGTGCTGATCGACATGCCTGGGATCGGACCAGGTGACCTGGCATTGGCGAAAGAACTGCAACGGCTGCTTCCACAGGGGGCCGTCACCACTCATCTAGTCCTTCCGGCTTCCACCAGGGAGCAGGAGCTCTGTCGGATTACGAGACGCCTCAGTGATCTACCCCAGCTGCGTCTTCTGTTCACGAAGCTCGATGAGACGGAATCGTTTGGCACCATTTTTGAAGTTGCGCATCAAACCGGGGTGCCGCTTTCCTATTGGAGCATCGGACGGCGAGTTCCTGGGGATATCGAGGTTGCCTCATCGGAACGTTTGGCGGCGTTGTTGACTGCAGAACCCTCGACCAATTCTCAGGAGGTTGTCAATCGGGTCGGTCAATCATCCGGCGCAATTCCTGCATTAGTGGAAGCCGCAATTCACCACGGATAA